The segment tcctcatgaattttatgtattcatatatgaatgttatttgttttatttatatgagttttatgtattcatatatattattgttttatTCATGCATTATTATTTTAGGTGGTGAATCTTCAAGTTCAGTACATGATGCACAATATTTTGATGATATAATTGGAGAACATGTCTATAAGCCAGATGTACCTGTTCAACTTATTCCATTTAAGGGTTTAATCTTCAAATCATTAAAGTTGGCTATCAAAATGTATTCTGAGTATGCTGAAATTTGTGGTTTTGATGTAAGACTGAGCACATAGTCAAGGTTTGATAACAAGATTATAAAGAAGAAACATCTTATATGTAATCATGGTGGTAAACAGAAAAAGAAATCTTGTGACACATTAGGTACAAGTGGTGTTAGGAGGAAACGAAATTCAAATTCAAGAGCTATTGGTTGTCAAGCAAAGATTATATTTGAATCTGTGTATGGAACTCCAGATTATTAAGTTTTTCAGTTTGATGAACTTCACAACCATCCACTTGAGAAGAGAAGCAATTTAAAAAAGTcgagacaaatgtcatattcagaAAAAGAGTTTATTGTGCGTGcttccacatcaaaaataggtccaACTATGGCTCATAAGTTGAGGGCAAGTCTGAGAGGTAGGTATGAGTTTGTAAAGCCCAAAGTAGTTGACTATAAAAATTTAAGGAGAGATATCAACAGGGTTATTGGTTATAAAGATGCCCAAATGATAGTAAAAACAATGAATAACCATCGAGCTCACTATCCAAATTACTCATTTGAGTTTAATTGTCAAGATGATGTTTTGGACTATATGTTTTGGGATGATGAAATGGAGAAGGCATATTATGTTGAATTTGGTGATGTTATCTCATTTGATGCAACTTTCCGAACAAACAAGTAAGTTATTTTATCTACTTTTGTTTAtagcttattcatatatgaatatttttatattcACTTATTAATACATCAAAAATTGACtttaatgaacattttttttgtgtgttaggTATCAAATGGTTTTTGTTCTGTTTACTGCTATTGACCATCATAAAAAATCGGTTACTGTTGGATCTGGGTTGCTAAGCAATGaaagcattgagtcttactcttgGTTGCTTAAAGCATTTCTTAAAACTCATGGGAAAGAACCAACACTTGTTTTAACTGATCAAGATGCTGCAATAAAACAAGCTGTTGAGAATGTGTTTCGTAATTCAAAGCACCGATTATGTATGTGGCATAtaatgaaaaagttgaaaaaaatgtattattttaatatatttcaaatatattacttattagtatattcatttatgaatattgattgttattttacttattattatttattcatttatgaatatttttgttttaatacaGATATCAGATGATTTATTTACAAACACAGACTTTAGAAAAAGGTTTTCGAAGCTTGTTTGGGACATTAATATGAAACCTGATGTTTTTGAGGTGAAGTGGGGTTTGCTTATGAAGGAATTCAATCTTGAAGACACAAGATGGTTTAAAGACATGTTTACAATACGTGATTCATGGATACCTGGATATTTTAGTGATATTCCAATGTGTGGTTTGATGAAGACTACATCGAGGTCAGAGAGTATGAATTCATTCTTTAATACATATTCAGAAAGTGGGAACTTACTTTTGAATTTCATGATGAATTACGACACCGCAATTCAAAAGCAAAGGAATACTCAACGAGAGCTTGATAAGGCATCAAAGAAAGCATCATATAAAATGCAAACACCTTGAGAAATAGAACTGCAAGCATCAAAGGCTTATACAAGTACATTATTTTTTGAGGTgcaaaaagaaatatataaaTCATGTTTTTTCTGTACATACTCATATGTTGGTATTGAAGATGGCTGGGAAGTTTACATTATGCAGCACAACAAcagtaaaagtgattttaaaaatgaatttaaggtaattttacttgttttttatgaaaaatgtaataatattcatatatgaatatgataatattcatatatgaatatcaatattcatatatgaatattatatgaatatatgaatatatatgaGTGTTGATATGAGTATTCTTATCTGAATGTAAATgtataaattttgtttttgtatcAGGTTGAAATAAAAGCTGAAGAGAAAGAAATAAATTGTAGTTGTGAACATTTTAAGTGTATGGGTATTTTATGCAGACATGCTTTTAGAATAATGATGAGATGTGGTGTTAAAGAAATTCCTGAAAGGTACATTTTGAAGAGATGGAGAAAGGATGTGATATCAAGAAATTATCGTTTTAGTTATGTTCAATCCGATTCAGGTGATTGTGAGAATGTAAAGCTAGTCAATGATTCATATGTGGATATTCTAAGAGATGACAAAAAGAGATTGGCTTTGTTTGCTGAGAAACAACAAATGTTGTTGAAGGAATTTGAGAGTGATTATATTTCTCCTGGATTGAAAAGCAAGATAGATGGTGAAGTCGTATGCAAGCTTTTGGGTGTTACTATTCCTATTCCAGAAGAGATTAATATTCATGTTCCTGAAGTTCAAAGCAATAAAGGTTCTGGAATCAAGAAACGAATTCCAAGGTGAAGTAGTATATGAAAATTCTAAAAAAGAACATAGAATGTGTTCAGGATGTGGAAAGCGAGTTCCACACAAATTACGTACTTGTCCAGAAAGAGTTGGAGCTGCTAAATCAGCAAAAGATAGTtagggattttttttattattcatttatgaatatatgcagataaaaacaataaacaataatatTAATGTATGAATAATACACATTTATATTGATATGATAaattgatatgttgatatttgttttttaaattactataaaataagttatattgatattgtaaattatttataaatgaaTACAAATATGTCAAATttgttatactaataaataagtaATATTCATATCTGAACTTTTTTATGTTAATATCTGAACTTTGTTATACTAACATATTACTTTGaacttattcataaatgaatatatcatattcgtattcatttatgaataaataaaaataaagtttgaAAATATTTGAATATAAAAAAATGACATAAATAAGCAAACTTGTTTCTACTAATAAGttagttatattcatatatgaactttgTTATACTGACATATTA is part of the Lactuca sativa cultivar Salinas chromosome 7, Lsat_Salinas_v11, whole genome shotgun sequence genome and harbors:
- the LOC111914724 gene encoding protein FAR1-RELATED SEQUENCE 4-like, encoding MSYSEKEFIVRASTSKIGPTMAHKLRASLRGRYEFVKPKVVDYKNLRRDINRVIGYKDAQMIVKTMNNHRAHYPNYSFEFNCQDDVLDYMFWDDEMEKAYYVEFGDVISFDATFRTNKYQMVFVLFTAIDHHKKSVTVGSGLLSNESIESYSWLLKAFLKTHGKEPTLVLTDQDAAIKQAVENISDDLFTNTDFRKRFSKLVWDINMKPDVFEVKWGLLMKEFNLEDTRWFKDMFTIRDSWIPGYFSDIPMCGLMKTTSRSESMNSFFNTYSESGNLLLNFMMNYDTAIQKQRNTQRELDKVEIKAEEKEINCSCEHFKCMGILCRHAFRIMMRCGVKEIPERYILKRWRKDVISRNYRFSYVQSDSGDCENVKLVNDSYVDILRDDKKRLALFAEKQQMLLKEFESDYISPGLKSKIDGEVVCKLLGVTIPIPEEINIHVPEVQSNKGSGIKKRIPR